Genomic window (Chitinophagales bacterium):
TGTTGCAAGAGTTTTACTATCGATAAAAGTTTGCAATGGTGTTTTGCCAAAGCAGTAGCGGCCGCTGTGAGGTCTTTCGGTGTTATAAAACTCCATCCACTGGTCCAGGTCGGTTTGTAAATCATCCAAAGTTTCATAGAGTTTTTTGCGGAATGCTACGGCATAAAACTCTTCCTGTATGGTCCTGTGTAACCTTTCACAAATGCCATTGGATTGGGGGCTGCGCACCTGGGTCTTGCTGTGCTCGATGGCTTCAATACTCAAGTATAGTTCGTACTCGTGGTGCTCACGTTTGCCTTTGTATTCAGTTCCACGGTCTGTAAGCACACGTAGCAGGGCAATATCCTGCTCCTCAAAAAATGGTATGACTCTGTCATTGAGCAGGTCGGCAGCTGTAATGGCATTCTTACGGTCGTACACTTTGGCAAATGCTACACGGGTATAAGTATCAATAAAGGTCTGCTGATAAATACGCCCTACTCCCTTGATGGTACCCACGTAGTAAGTATCCTGTGCACCCAAATACCCGGGATGTTCCGTTTCTATTTCTCCTGTAGCTTCCCGCTTTTCTTTCTTTCGCTCCATAGCCATCAGTTGAGCTTCGGTGAGGATGAGTCCATCCTGAGCAATGCGCGATTCCAGGGCCTTGAGTCTTTTATCAAACACTTCCAGATCATGTCGTTGCCACACACATCGTACACCGGCTGCTGAGA
Coding sequences:
- a CDS encoding IS481 family transposase; its protein translation is MKTEIKLVKTKLGLLKLAQKLGNVSEACKVMGYSRDSFYRLKQLYDTGGEVALQEISRSKPILKNRVDQAVEEAVVRMAFDYPAYGQQRACNELRKKGIFISAAGVRCVWQRHDLEVFDKRLKALESRIAQDGLILTEAQLMAMERKKEKREATGEIETEHPGYLGAQDTYYVGTIKGVGRIYQQTFIDTYTRVAFAKVYDRKNAITAADLLNDRVIPFFEEQDIALLRVLTDRGTEYKGKREHHEYELYLSIEAIEHSKTQVRSPQSNGICERLHRTIQEEFYAVAFRKKLYETLDDLQTDLDQWMEFYNTERPHSGRYCFGKTPLQTFIDSKTLATDKELDKQFEKSSS